The proteins below come from a single Bacteroidota bacterium genomic window:
- a CDS encoding LPP20 family lipoprotein — MPAALTMITGFGLFILTGCGGSKEGTNIHQKASDDFVDDLPSWYMEPPSNSDEYLYSVAAEVSRDLQMAVNKAKATANADLARQMENNVDVLTKRFAQETGMNVDSKILTEFSETTKQLARQRLIGVSEEKKEIRNEDGVFRAYVLMKLPMGKMKEIMLEQIKKENELLTALKASKAYKELDEAVEKYDEQRGK, encoded by the coding sequence ATGCCTGCAGCTTTAACGATGATCACCGGTTTCGGACTTTTCATCCTGACCGGATGTGGTGGTAGCAAAGAAGGAACCAATATTCATCAGAAAGCTTCCGATGATTTTGTGGACGATTTACCGTCCTGGTATATGGAACCGCCTTCGAACAGCGACGAATATCTGTACTCGGTGGCTGCAGAAGTCTCGCGTGATCTGCAGATGGCTGTCAATAAGGCCAAAGCCACTGCCAATGCCGATCTGGCCCGCCAGATGGAAAACAATGTCGATGTGCTGACCAAACGGTTTGCTCAGGAAACCGGAATGAATGTGGATTCCAAAATTCTGACCGAGTTTTCCGAAACCACCAAGCAGCTGGCACGCCAGCGGCTGATCGGGGTTTCTGAGGAGAAAAAGGAAATCCGCAACGAAGATGGAGTTTTCAGAGCCTACGTGCTGATGAAACTTCCCATGGGCAAAATGAAGGAAATCATGCTTGAGCAGATCAAAAAGGAAAATGAACTGCTGACTGCCCTGAAGGCAAGCAAGGCCTATAAGGAACTCGATGAAGCCGTTGAAAAGT
- a CDS encoding PEGA domain-containing protein, with product MKPFLVGFLILAGTQLSVAQTLREFLIREEARPASIPVFTQYPKDAAVIIYSGLPNLVFESNTDGIVADKTNPGENKYILILRPETQTLTIKSPGYLEAKLRIPKIQARDVKYYSIEGKIPSGDPEKGDLVIRSVPAGARIDIADMSATGAFTPYTLTGFESKDYQITLSKADYDTVRFQVSIRKGETTSKVVEMVPRFGLIRLQTDAENELEINGKWTAYQPDIPVRIPVGVSKIKVYREMYLPFETTVESGPNDDPALAMVIPVSLVPDYGEWTVRVNPGASRIYIDNREVYPKDGYLRVLSGKREVRVVRSGHEDSVFTANVRRLEERDVVVSLRRTVGKLQVTSEPDEAEVYLNGTRVGFTPFFSDNIPTDSYDLEIRKESYQTVRFPITIRKQEMVTRQATLFRQARLTLIGTTGARYRLFSTSNRDVNFTGNLPVYHMKIEPGSYSLIFDNPGFESERYRFEADEEDIFMEVNLTRSSGKFFRFSLLGNERLHGLYNGGSGLGFVYRNAGLPATVMKDLTGVKGGNVGMAGTDIEFSREWVPIRWFLGFGINEKRTLFKPIRYTGEDGSVVSGGLRYETWYSGLSFSPFYIVERIAPALVVRYEHMKVYYKPDGSRTPTRVFAKGISVGYEINAYLNNSVETPFIRFTYNPMEGQETMRPQTTLQIGMLF from the coding sequence ATGAAACCTTTTTTGGTCGGATTTCTGATTCTGGCTGGCACTCAGCTATCGGTGGCGCAGACCCTTCGCGAATTTCTGATCCGCGAAGAAGCCCGGCCCGCTTCGATACCGGTTTTTACCCAGTACCCGAAAGATGCCGCGGTCATTATTTATTCCGGATTGCCGAATCTGGTTTTTGAATCGAATACCGATGGAATTGTCGCCGATAAAACCAACCCTGGTGAAAACAAATACATTCTGATCCTTCGCCCCGAAACACAAACACTCACCATAAAATCTCCCGGTTATCTCGAAGCAAAACTGCGCATACCGAAAATTCAGGCACGCGATGTAAAGTATTATTCCATTGAAGGAAAAATTCCATCGGGCGATCCCGAAAAAGGAGATCTGGTCATCCGGTCGGTGCCTGCAGGAGCACGGATTGACATTGCCGATATGTCTGCAACCGGCGCATTCACCCCGTATACCCTGACCGGTTTTGAATCAAAGGACTATCAGATCACCCTTTCAAAAGCGGACTATGACACAGTTCGTTTTCAGGTCAGCATCCGGAAAGGGGAAACCACCTCAAAAGTGGTCGAAATGGTCCCCAGGTTCGGACTGATCAGATTACAGACCGATGCAGAAAATGAATTGGAAATCAATGGAAAATGGACGGCTTATCAACCTGATATTCCCGTCAGGATTCCGGTCGGGGTCAGTAAGATAAAGGTGTACCGGGAAATGTACCTGCCTTTTGAAACCACCGTGGAATCGGGCCCGAATGACGATCCGGCCCTCGCGATGGTGATTCCGGTTTCACTGGTCCCCGATTATGGTGAATGGACGGTGCGGGTCAATCCGGGCGCCTCCCGGATTTACATCGATAACCGTGAAGTATACCCCAAAGATGGCTACCTGCGTGTTCTTTCAGGTAAGAGGGAAGTCAGAGTGGTAAGAAGCGGGCATGAGGATTCGGTTTTTACCGCGAATGTTCGTCGTCTTGAGGAAAGAGATGTGGTGGTATCACTCAGACGCACTGTGGGCAAACTTCAGGTGACATCAGAGCCAGACGAAGCCGAGGTTTATCTGAATGGGACCAGGGTTGGGTTTACCCCCTTTTTCTCAGATAACATTCCCACCGATAGTTATGATCTCGAAATCAGAAAGGAATCCTATCAGACCGTCAGATTTCCCATTACCATCCGGAAACAGGAAATGGTCACCCGACAGGCGACCTTGTTCCGGCAGGCCCGTCTGACTCTGATTGGAACCACAGGCGCCCGGTACCGATTATTTTCGACCAGTAACCGTGATGTGAATTTCACCGGGAATCTGCCGGTTTATCACATGAAAATTGAGCCGGGTTCCTACAGTCTGATATTTGACAATCCGGGTTTTGAATCGGAACGATACCGTTTTGAAGCAGATGAGGAAGACATTTTCATGGAAGTGAACCTGACCCGGTCCAGCGGAAAATTTTTCCGTTTCAGTCTGCTGGGGAATGAACGGCTTCATGGATTATACAATGGCGGATCCGGTCTCGGATTTGTCTACCGCAATGCGGGTTTACCTGCCACTGTCATGAAAGATTTAACGGGTGTAAAAGGCGGGAATGTCGGCATGGCGGGTACTGATATTGAATTTTCACGGGAATGGGTCCCCATCCGGTGGTTTCTGGGTTTTGGGATTAATGAAAAACGTACCCTGTTTAAACCAATCCGTTACACGGGTGAAGATGGGTCGGTGGTTTCGGGTGGTCTGAGGTATGAAACCTGGTACTCGGGGCTGTCTTTCTCACCTTTTTATATTGTTGAAAGAATTGCTCCTGCGCTGGTGGTGCGGTATGAGCATATGAAAGTCTATTATAAGCCGGATGGAAGCCGGACTCCGACCCGAGTTTTTGCCAAAGGTATATCAGTGGGTTATGAGATAAATGCATATCTGAACAATTCGGTTGAAACCCCGTTCATCCGGTTCACGTACAACCCGATGGAAGGGCAGGAGACCATGAGGCCTCAGACAACCCTGCAAATAGGAATGTTATTCTGA